The following proteins are encoded in a genomic region of Thioclava nitratireducens:
- a CDS encoding DUF2271 domain-containing protein — MKSLLATLALSTALTVPALASAQPVTLKTTLNNYGGDGAYLALYVTDPSGAYAGSLWMAGGKSKYYEHLRDWYRATAGDPAQINGITGASVGAGRTLEITLDLADALFDAGYTLHVDAAVEDMRDSPNEIAVPLTTDGAGKPVSGRRYVADFTYDM; from the coding sequence ATGAAGTCTCTTCTAGCAACTTTGGCGCTGAGCACGGCGCTGACCGTTCCCGCCCTCGCGTCGGCGCAGCCCGTCACGCTCAAGACCACGCTGAACAATTACGGCGGCGACGGCGCTTATCTCGCGCTCTATGTCACCGACCCGTCGGGCGCCTATGCGGGCAGCCTCTGGATGGCGGGTGGCAAGTCCAAATATTACGAGCATCTCCGCGACTGGTATCGCGCGACCGCGGGCGACCCGGCGCAGATCAACGGCATCACCGGCGCCAGCGTCGGCGCGGGCCGGACGCTCGAGATAACGCTCGATCTCGCGGATGCGCTCTTCGACGCCGGCTACACGCTCCATGTCGATGCCGCCGTCGAGGACATGCGCGACAGCCCCAACGAGATCGCCGTGCCGCTGACCACGGACGGCGCGGGCAAGCCGGTCTCGGGCCGTCGCTACGTGGCCGATTTCACCTACGACATGTGA
- a CDS encoding FAD:protein FMN transferase yields MSKTSSDLVRHALHGPTMGTRWTALFFAPPGRDPAPIRAALQAAVAEVDTQMSTWKPDSELMRLNAAPEGEWVKVPGRLAEVLHLGLEIGKASGGAFDVGLGDAVTAWGFGPDEASPDAIRAAMSVPRQPAYEWLEIDHDRVRKHGPAALDLNGIAKGYGVDRLAETLAAQGIEAGLVGIDGEMRAEGLRPDGSAWTIAVESPDPLRRMPHSILALENASVATSGDYRHWIDLGVRRLSHTMDRSRGAPLLASPASVTVVARSCAEADGWATALMVLGPGKGLEVAKARGLDALFLMHVDDGSVQSRGTGDLFPQSLAATV; encoded by the coding sequence ATGTCGAAGACATCTTCTGATCTCGTGCGCCACGCCCTGCACGGCCCGACCATGGGCACCCGCTGGACCGCCCTGTTTTTCGCACCGCCCGGGCGCGATCCCGCGCCGATCCGGGCCGCGCTTCAGGCGGCGGTTGCGGAGGTGGACACCCAGATGTCCACGTGGAAACCCGACAGCGAGCTGATGCGGCTCAATGCGGCTCCGGAAGGCGAATGGGTGAAGGTGCCCGGTCGCTTGGCCGAAGTGCTCCACCTCGGGCTGGAGATCGGCAAAGCCTCTGGGGGCGCGTTCGATGTCGGGCTCGGCGATGCGGTCACGGCGTGGGGCTTCGGGCCCGACGAAGCGTCGCCCGACGCGATCCGCGCCGCGATGAGCGTGCCGCGGCAGCCTGCATATGAATGGCTCGAGATCGACCATGACAGGGTGCGCAAGCACGGCCCCGCGGCGCTGGACCTGAACGGGATCGCGAAAGGTTACGGCGTGGATCGCCTCGCCGAGACGCTGGCCGCGCAGGGGATCGAGGCTGGTCTTGTCGGGATCGACGGCGAAATGCGGGCCGAGGGGCTCAGGCCAGATGGCAGCGCGTGGACGATCGCGGTCGAGAGCCCCGATCCGCTTCGCCGCATGCCGCATTCGATCCTCGCGCTCGAGAATGCATCGGTCGCAACGTCGGGCGATTACCGTCACTGGATCGATCTCGGCGTGCGCAGGCTCTCGCATACGATGGATCGTTCGCGTGGCGCACCGTTGCTGGCATCGCCTGCCTCCGTGACGGTGGTCGCGCGCAGTTGCGCCGAAGCTGATGGCTGGGCCACCGCGCTGATGGTGCTCGGTCCGGGCAAGGGGCTGGAGGTTGCGAAGGCGCGCGGTCTCGACGCCCTGTTCCTTATGCATGTGGACGACGGCAGCGTGCAAAGCCGTGGCACAGGCGATCTCTTTCCCCAGAGTCTGGCGGCCACGGTATAG
- a CDS encoding carbon-nitrogen hydrolase family protein: MKIALVQPRPLSSDQRQIFAIIEEWVSGVASLGADLVVLPELILPGYNRPEEHREQAQPLDGKWCAAMRDIARKHGCAICYGWAERLGDQVFNAASVLDKTGARVGHYRKIQLFGEMERASFDFGTEAPPVFELNGVRTGLLICYDIEFPEHARALARAKAELILVPTANPVGYDHVPDLLVRARANENAAVVVYANYAGPDREIDFGGKSVIAGPDGQAVAQAGRGPTTLIADLPKTADYPAEAISVQFDDLRRVE; the protein is encoded by the coding sequence ATGAAAATCGCGCTTGTCCAACCGCGGCCGCTTTCCTCTGATCAGAGGCAAATATTTGCGATCATCGAGGAATGGGTGAGCGGTGTGGCGTCGCTCGGAGCCGATCTTGTCGTGCTGCCCGAGCTGATACTGCCCGGCTACAACCGCCCCGAAGAACACCGCGAGCAGGCGCAACCGCTCGACGGAAAGTGGTGCGCAGCGATGCGCGACATCGCGCGGAAACACGGGTGCGCGATCTGTTATGGCTGGGCCGAACGGCTGGGCGATCAGGTGTTCAACGCGGCGTCCGTGCTCGACAAGACAGGCGCAAGGGTCGGGCATTATCGCAAGATTCAGCTCTTCGGCGAGATGGAGCGTGCGAGCTTCGACTTCGGTACGGAGGCGCCACCCGTATTCGAGCTGAATGGCGTCCGGACCGGTCTGCTGATTTGCTATGACATCGAGTTCCCGGAACATGCGCGTGCTCTGGCGCGAGCCAAGGCCGAATTGATCCTCGTGCCCACGGCGAATCCGGTTGGCTACGATCACGTTCCCGATCTGCTCGTGCGGGCGCGGGCGAACGAAAACGCGGCCGTGGTCGTCTACGCGAATTACGCGGGACCTGATCGAGAGATCGACTTTGGCGGCAAGTCGGTGATCGCGGGCCCCGACGGGCAGGCCGTGGCGCAGGCCGGAAGAGGGCCGACGACGTTGATTGCGGACCTGCCGAAAACTGCCGATTATCCGGCCGAGGCGATCTCGGTTCAGTTCGACGATTTGCGCCGCGTGGAGTAG
- a CDS encoding cytochrome b/b6 domain-containing protein, with amino-acid sequence MSDAAFRDATRPNGEAGGRVRVWDPLVRIFHWALVATFVIAWFTADEVQPVHEVAGYTVAGLVALRLIWGIVGGRYARFTQFLRGPGQTLSYLGDMLRGKERRYLGHNPAGALMIVALLISLSGTAFTGWLMAEPTRIAMLPALPQIVTPALADEEGEYGEGAEGGGNEALEELHEVLANLVLLLVALHVAGVVLASFRHRENLARSMLTGDKRAPGPGDIA; translated from the coding sequence ATGAGTGACGCAGCATTTCGCGACGCAACGCGTCCGAACGGCGAGGCCGGGGGACGCGTGCGGGTCTGGGATCCGCTGGTGCGGATATTCCACTGGGCTCTTGTCGCCACCTTCGTGATTGCTTGGTTCACCGCCGACGAAGTGCAGCCGGTGCATGAGGTTGCAGGCTACACTGTCGCCGGGCTGGTCGCGCTCCGACTGATCTGGGGGATCGTGGGCGGGCGCTATGCCCGGTTCACTCAGTTCCTCAGAGGGCCGGGGCAGACGCTCTCCTATCTTGGCGATATGCTGCGCGGCAAGGAGCGTCGCTATCTCGGTCACAACCCTGCGGGGGCGTTGATGATCGTGGCGTTACTGATCTCGCTGTCGGGAACCGCCTTCACCGGCTGGCTGATGGCGGAGCCCACACGCATTGCGATGCTGCCCGCGCTGCCGCAGATCGTGACCCCGGCGCTGGCCGACGAGGAGGGCGAATACGGCGAGGGCGCGGAGGGCGGCGGTAACGAGGCGCTCGAGGAGCTGCACGAGGTTCTCGCCAATCTGGTCCTGCTGCTCGTGGCGTTGCATGTCGCCGGTGTCGTTCTTGCGTCTTTCCGGCATCGCGAGAACCTCGCGCGGTCGATGCTCACCGGTGACAAGCGTGCGCCTGGCCCCGGCGATATCGCCTGA
- a CDS encoding PepSY domain-containing protein, protein MIRAFHRWPGLIALALVTVLALSGAVLAVFSVTERIAAPQAGAELSVATLAERIQTVYPGLEQIRRAPSGRITAYWFESGQPGAAVIDPMTGRGVASADPYGFQRWLTNLHRSLFLGDPGRVASALGAVAMLVLSVSGAMLVARRVGGWRNWFSRLRGPLAGRLHVEIARVAVIGLIFSSVTSLWMTASTFALIPDGGPSLGVPTEVSGQTGASIPDLGLLGTTPVSELRSLSFPYDGDATDVFTLKTDRGTGYLDQGTGTVLAWADLTAWQRVSETIYTLHTGQGAALLGAVLGLMALGVPAMGLTGVSIWLVGRRGRPRVRANQSAGRAETILLVGSESGSTWGFATTLHAALRAAGQSVHIAPMSSFAPERYARADRIIVLAATYGDGAEPSSAKGFLTKLEAHSDALDIPIAVLGFGDRSFPAYCAYAQTVADTVDAKRWPVLLPYDTIDRQSPQAFARWGQALGAVLGIALDLQHQPTPPVTTELTLQSRRDYGADVQAPTSILRFSLPRATFWQRLTGTGFTRFAAGDLIGILPEGAPTPRFYSLASSRRDGFLEIVVRKHPGGLCSSQLTALEPGERVRAFIRRNPAFRPDRSHTPLILIGAGTGIGPLVGFVRENEQRRPIHLFFGIRDPQSDFLYAQEIGGWKDEGRLSRLVTSVSRGQRPRYVQDAMRADGPELVRLVQSGARIMVCGGRDMAAGVADALHDILAASGLSAAKLKTEGRYVEDIF, encoded by the coding sequence ATGATCCGCGCGTTTCATCGCTGGCCGGGGCTGATTGCCCTGGCGCTTGTCACGGTGCTGGCGCTTAGCGGCGCGGTGCTCGCGGTCTTTTCGGTTACGGAGCGGATCGCGGCGCCGCAGGCCGGCGCAGAGCTAAGCGTTGCGACCCTCGCCGAGCGCATCCAGACTGTCTATCCGGGGCTCGAGCAGATCCGGCGTGCACCGTCGGGGCGGATCACCGCCTATTGGTTCGAGTCCGGACAGCCCGGTGCCGCCGTAATCGATCCCATGACGGGTCGCGGCGTCGCCTCGGCTGATCCGTATGGCTTTCAGCGTTGGCTGACCAACCTGCACCGCTCCCTCTTTCTCGGCGATCCCGGCCGTGTCGCGAGCGCGCTGGGCGCAGTCGCGATGCTTGTGCTCTCGGTCTCCGGAGCGATGCTCGTCGCGCGGCGTGTCGGCGGTTGGCGGAACTGGTTCTCCCGTTTGCGCGGGCCGCTCGCCGGGCGGCTCCATGTGGAGATCGCCCGCGTCGCGGTGATAGGTCTGATCTTCTCCTCCGTCACCTCTTTGTGGATGACGGCCTCGACCTTCGCGCTGATCCCGGATGGCGGGCCGTCGCTGGGCGTGCCCACCGAGGTGAGCGGCCAAACGGGCGCGTCGATTCCCGATCTCGGCTTGCTCGGCACCACGCCCGTCTCGGAACTGCGCAGCCTGAGCTTCCCCTATGACGGCGATGCCACCGATGTGTTCACGCTCAAGACCGATCGCGGCACCGGCTATCTCGATCAGGGCACCGGCACCGTGCTCGCCTGGGCGGATCTGACCGCATGGCAACGCGTCTCGGAAACCATCTACACCCTGCATACGGGGCAGGGCGCTGCGCTGCTTGGTGCGGTGCTGGGTCTCATGGCGCTCGGCGTGCCGGCGATGGGTCTGACCGGCGTGTCGATCTGGCTCGTGGGGCGTCGCGGACGCCCGCGTGTCCGGGCCAACCAGTCGGCCGGGCGCGCGGAGACGATCCTTCTCGTCGGTAGCGAAAGCGGCAGCACATGGGGGTTTGCGACGACCCTGCACGCGGCGCTTCGCGCAGCGGGCCAGAGTGTTCACATCGCGCCGATGTCGTCCTTCGCCCCCGAGCGTTACGCCCGGGCCGATCGGATCATCGTGCTCGCGGCAACCTATGGCGACGGGGCGGAGCCCAGTTCCGCGAAAGGGTTCCTGACGAAACTCGAAGCCCATTCCGATGCGCTGGATATCCCGATTGCCGTGCTCGGCTTCGGGGACCGGAGTTTCCCTGCCTATTGCGCCTATGCCCAGACGGTTGCCGACACCGTGGACGCGAAGAGGTGGCCGGTTCTTCTGCCCTATGACACGATCGACCGTCAGTCGCCGCAGGCCTTCGCGCGCTGGGGGCAGGCGCTGGGCGCGGTGCTCGGGATCGCGCTCGATCTGCAACACCAACCGACGCCGCCCGTCACGACCGAACTCACGCTCCAGTCGCGGCGCGATTACGGGGCGGACGTGCAGGCGCCGACGTCGATCCTGCGCTTCTCGCTGCCGCGCGCTACGTTCTGGCAGAGGCTGACAGGTACGGGTTTCACGCGGTTCGCCGCGGGAGACCTGATCGGGATCCTGCCCGAAGGGGCGCCGACACCGCGCTTTTATTCGCTCGCGTCGTCGCGTCGCGACGGGTTTCTGGAGATCGTGGTCAGGAAGCATCCCGGCGGCCTGTGTTCGAGCCAACTGACGGCGCTCGAGCCGGGGGAGCGCGTTCGCGCATTCATCCGGCGCAATCCTGCCTTCCGGCCGGACCGCTCGCATACGCCGCTGATTCTGATCGGCGCGGGCACGGGAATCGGCCCCCTTGTGGGCTTCGTGCGTGAGAACGAGCAACGTCGCCCGATCCACCTGTTCTTCGGCATACGCGATCCGCAAAGCGATTTCCTCTATGCGCAGGAGATCGGGGGTTGGAAGGACGAGGGCCGTCTGTCGCGGCTCGTGACCTCGGTCTCGCGCGGCCAGCGCCCGCGCTATGTGCAGGATGCGATGCGCGCCGATGGCCCCGAATTGGTTCGGCTCGTGCAGAGCGGCGCGCGGATCATGGTGTGCGGCGGGAGAGACATGGCGGCGGGGGTCGCCGATGCCCTTCACGATATCCTCGCGGCCTCTGGTCTGAGTGCGGCCAAACTGAAAACGGAGGGACGCTATGTCGAAGACATCTTCTGA
- a CDS encoding flavin monoamine oxidase family protein, translated as MKTQVAIVGGGLAGLALARRLHARGISFELFEARPRFGGRIKALEIGAGKVDLGPSWFWPGQPRIAALTEALKLRKFEQYARGAVSLEDANGLVHRNMGFASMAGSWRLEGGMVALTNALAAELPAARLHPGARVVALGTGPSVTLADGRVCWAEHVVLAVPPRVAAQISFAPPLSDMQMQALRATPTWMAGHAKFVAVYERPFWREAGLSGDAMSQRGPLAEIHDASGAEGSPAALFGFLGVPARARIGQGETIEAMALAQLARIFGPEAANPLTYALEDWAMAPETATEADFEPLRFHPDYGLPPVLRGLHDGHVHLSSSETAPEMGGYMEGALAAAERVARELGI; from the coding sequence ATGAAGACGCAGGTCGCGATCGTCGGCGGTGGGCTGGCAGGCTTGGCGCTTGCGCGGCGTCTGCACGCACGCGGGATTTCTTTCGAGCTGTTCGAGGCACGGCCCCGCTTCGGCGGGCGGATCAAGGCGCTTGAGATCGGCGCCGGGAAGGTCGATCTCGGCCCGTCGTGGTTCTGGCCCGGCCAGCCACGTATCGCTGCGCTCACCGAGGCGCTGAAGCTGCGAAAGTTCGAGCAGTACGCGCGCGGCGCGGTGTCCCTGGAAGATGCGAACGGCCTTGTTCACCGCAACATGGGGTTTGCCAGCATGGCCGGGTCGTGGCGCCTCGAAGGCGGAATGGTCGCGCTGACGAACGCGTTGGCCGCTGAGCTTCCGGCCGCGCGGCTTCATCCCGGTGCGCGGGTCGTGGCGCTTGGGACTGGGCCCTCGGTCACGCTTGCGGATGGCCGCGTCTGCTGGGCCGAGCATGTCGTGCTTGCCGTGCCGCCGCGCGTCGCGGCGCAAATCTCTTTTGCGCCGCCGCTGAGCGACATGCAGATGCAGGCGCTCCGCGCGACCCCGACGTGGATGGCGGGACACGCAAAGTTCGTCGCGGTGTACGAGCGTCCGTTCTGGCGCGAAGCCGGGCTCTCAGGCGATGCGATGAGCCAGCGCGGGCCGCTGGCGGAAATCCACGATGCCTCCGGGGCGGAAGGATCTCCGGCTGCGCTCTTCGGATTTCTGGGCGTCCCCGCGCGGGCGCGGATCGGGCAGGGAGAGACGATCGAAGCGATGGCGCTCGCGCAATTGGCGCGTATCTTCGGTCCCGAAGCCGCCAACCCGCTGACCTATGCGCTGGAGGACTGGGCCATGGCCCCCGAAACCGCGACGGAAGCCGATTTCGAGCCGCTCCGGTTTCACCCCGATTACGGCCTGCCGCCGGTCCTTCGGGGCCTCCATGACGGACATGTGCATCTCTCCTCATCCGAGACCGCGCCCGAGATGGGCGGCTACATGGAAGGCGCATTGGCTGCGGCCGAACGCGTGGCGCGCGAACTGGGTATTTGA
- a CDS encoding LysR family transcriptional regulator, producing the protein MQLAGTDLRLLRVFDAVVRHRGFAAAQAELNVSQSTISTQITALEERLGVTLCRRGRAGFRLTQKGEIVHAAVVKLIAATEEFVTETAALRGTLSGTLRIGLVDHVVTDPNFRLPEAIAALERRARSVRFELAQGSPQEFQTRVLDGSLHLAIGSFPHKVAGLNYRKLYDEENFLYCAPGHPLWSVPDAALTPEFVSSMRAVGRSYWRDDHWNNRDFPQTTAMAQGLEQQLVMILSGAFIGYMPDHSARRWVEAGRLRAILPQRFLYRCPFEAITRPDAEASPLAQAMRSELEAVYAGDAEKSVTV; encoded by the coding sequence ATGCAGCTTGCGGGAACAGACCTGCGTCTTCTGCGCGTCTTCGACGCGGTCGTCCGCCATCGCGGTTTCGCCGCCGCCCAGGCCGAGCTCAATGTCAGCCAGTCGACGATCTCGACGCAGATCACGGCGCTGGAAGAACGGCTTGGCGTGACGCTTTGCCGGCGGGGACGAGCGGGGTTCCGGCTTACCCAGAAGGGCGAGATCGTGCATGCGGCGGTGGTCAAGCTGATCGCCGCGACGGAAGAGTTCGTCACCGAAACCGCCGCCCTGCGTGGCACGCTCTCGGGCACGCTACGGATCGGGCTCGTGGACCATGTCGTGACCGATCCGAACTTCCGGCTGCCCGAAGCGATCGCTGCGTTGGAGCGTCGCGCGCGTTCGGTCCGGTTCGAGCTTGCGCAAGGCTCGCCACAGGAGTTTCAGACCCGGGTGCTCGACGGATCGCTGCATCTCGCGATCGGGTCCTTCCCGCACAAGGTGGCCGGGCTCAATTACCGAAAGCTCTATGACGAGGAGAACTTCCTCTATTGTGCGCCGGGTCACCCGCTCTGGTCAGTGCCCGATGCGGCGCTGACCCCTGAATTCGTCAGTTCGATGCGCGCGGTCGGGCGCAGCTACTGGCGGGATGATCACTGGAACAATCGCGATTTTCCGCAGACGACCGCGATGGCGCAGGGGCTCGAGCAGCAACTGGTGATGATCCTCTCGGGCGCCTTCATCGGCTACATGCCGGACCACTCCGCGCGGCGCTGGGTCGAGGCGGGCCGCCTGCGGGCCATCCTGCCGCAACGTTTCCTTTACCGCTGTCCCTTCGAGGCGATCACGCGCCCCGATGCGGAGGCCTCGCCGCTTGCTCAGGCCATGCGCTCGGAGCTTGAAGCGGTCTACGCAGGAGATGCTGAAAAAAGCGTCACCGTCTGA
- a CDS encoding cupin domain-containing protein, with protein MEINAEFSERVLVHSDTLDWHGSPSAGVERRMLDRIGDEVARATSIVRFAPGHSFSAHKHGGGEEYLVLEGVFQDESGDYPAGTYVRNPPQTRHRPGSEGGCTIFVKLWQFDPDDRDQFHKDMRTDLVHTEEGIECSELHRDAREIVRYFRLAPNAGLSLDDPGGMELLVLGGTLTESGDELREGSWLRLPIGHTLQVQAGQDGAEFWIKTGHLRFVAAPDQ; from the coding sequence ATGGAAATCAACGCGGAGTTTTCGGAGCGCGTGCTCGTTCATTCCGACACGCTCGATTGGCATGGCTCGCCGTCGGCTGGCGTGGAGCGGCGGATGCTCGACCGGATTGGCGACGAGGTGGCAAGGGCGACGAGCATCGTGCGCTTCGCCCCGGGGCATAGTTTCTCGGCGCATAAGCATGGCGGGGGCGAGGAATACCTCGTGCTGGAAGGGGTGTTCCAGGACGAGAGCGGCGATTATCCGGCGGGAACTTACGTGCGCAATCCGCCGCAGACCCGGCATCGTCCGGGCTCGGAGGGCGGCTGCACGATCTTCGTGAAGCTCTGGCAATTCGACCCCGACGACCGCGACCAGTTCCACAAGGACATGCGGACCGATTTGGTCCACACCGAAGAGGGTATTGAGTGCTCCGAGCTTCACCGCGATGCACGTGAGATCGTTCGCTATTTCCGGCTGGCGCCGAATGCGGGCCTGTCGCTCGATGATCCGGGCGGGATGGAACTGCTCGTGCTTGGCGGGACGTTGACCGAGAGCGGCGACGAGCTGCGCGAGGGGTCGTGGTTGCGCCTGCCTATCGGACACACGCTGCAGGTTCAGGCGGGGCAGGACGGCGCGGAGTTCTGGATCAAGACAGGGCATCTGCGCTTTGTCGCGGCACCGGACCAGTGA
- a CDS encoding PepSY domain-containing protein, with the protein MRKTLTALPLIALLPAGMALADDDYRKSSRGEGMSRDAVMQMARENGWAVEEIEMEDGQYKIEGRDRDGRKIDTKLDPATLRLIRSEHDDDDEEDDDDDDYGASARNPAPAGTVAPPKNGLFGNGAPPKVQVN; encoded by the coding sequence ATGCGAAAGACCCTGACCGCACTTCCCCTCATCGCCCTGCTGCCCGCAGGGATGGCCTTGGCCGACGACGACTACAGAAAGTCTTCGCGCGGCGAAGGAATGTCCCGTGATGCGGTGATGCAGATGGCGCGCGAGAACGGCTGGGCCGTCGAGGAAATCGAGATGGAAGACGGCCAATACAAGATCGAGGGCCGCGACCGCGACGGGCGCAAAATCGACACCAAGCTCGATCCGGCGACGCTGCGCCTCATCAGGTCGGAACATGACGACGATGACGAAGAAGACGACGACGATGACGATTACGGCGCATCGGCGCGCAACCCGGCCCCCGCGGGCACGGTCGCCCCGCCGAAAAACGGTCTCTTCGGCAACGGCGCGCCGCCCAAGGTTCAGGTGAACTGA
- a CDS encoding NADP-dependent oxidoreductase, producing MKAAIIRDYDTAIEIDDIAPPQLKEGSVLIAVHAASVNPIDYILQSGAMKENVPLEFPHVMGYDVSGEIVEVGPGVTDFKVGDAVFARPNQEDAGAIAQVARLKTDEIALKPAKLSHEEAASVPLAGLTAWQALMSKAKLKPGDKVLIHAGSGGVGTLAIQIAKHFGAHVATTCSPRNADLVRELGADIVIDYHSQAFDEELSDYDIVFDLLGGETLNRSFKVLKKGGKLVSIKGQDTDDLASKHGVEFEWFLMEPDGAMLSDLAKLLEDGAIRPVIDRVYPMSETREAYERLKDGHAVGKIVVTIDQT from the coding sequence ATGAAAGCCGCCATCATCCGGGACTACGACACGGCGATCGAAATCGACGACATCGCCCCGCCCCAGCTGAAGGAAGGCTCCGTCCTGATCGCCGTCCACGCGGCCAGCGTGAACCCCATCGACTACATTCTGCAATCGGGCGCGATGAAGGAAAACGTCCCGCTCGAATTCCCGCATGTCATGGGCTACGACGTTTCGGGTGAGATCGTCGAGGTCGGCCCGGGTGTTACGGATTTCAAAGTGGGAGACGCGGTGTTCGCGCGCCCCAACCAGGAGGACGCCGGCGCGATCGCGCAGGTCGCTCGCCTCAAGACCGATGAGATCGCGCTCAAGCCCGCGAAGCTGAGCCACGAGGAAGCGGCTTCCGTTCCGCTCGCCGGACTGACCGCGTGGCAGGCGCTGATGTCGAAAGCCAAGCTGAAGCCGGGCGACAAGGTTCTTATCCATGCCGGATCGGGCGGGGTCGGCACCTTGGCGATCCAGATCGCGAAGCATTTCGGGGCCCATGTCGCCACCACCTGTAGCCCGCGCAACGCTGATCTGGTCCGCGAGCTCGGGGCGGATATCGTGATCGACTATCACAGTCAGGCCTTCGACGAAGAGCTTTCGGATTACGACATCGTCTTTGACCTGCTGGGCGGCGAGACGCTGAACCGCTCGTTCAAGGTTCTCAAGAAGGGCGGCAAGCTCGTCTCGATCAAGGGGCAGGACACGGACGATCTGGCCTCCAAACACGGCGTCGAGTTCGAATGGTTCCTGATGGAGCCCGATGGCGCGATGCTGTCCGATCTGGCCAAGCTGCTGGAAGACGGGGCCATTCGTCCCGTGATCGACCGCGTCTACCCGATGAGCGAGACTCGTGAGGCTTATGAGCGGCTCAAGGACGGGCACGCCGTAGGCAAAATCGTGGTGACCATCGACCAGACCTGA
- a CDS encoding nitrilase-related carbon-nitrogen hydrolase, producing the protein MSDKAQDGLGVALWQGQTVAGDRDAALGQIARASRAAGQAGAAVIVFPELFLTGYERDDLNELALSVEDMADRLAPLAREAGCAICVGYPERAADGLRNSAICVSSTGEVLGNHRKIQLYGPAEAERFVPGSRYTLFDLAGKRTAILICYDVEFAPHVAALRDKGVELILAPTAAMRPFEHVGDHVVPAMAANHGLAIAYANLCGSEADLEYFGLSVIMGPDGKTLARAGSDPAMLLATLKRQYDPALVSTQAQDFRHVDETA; encoded by the coding sequence ATGAGTGACAAGGCGCAAGACGGGCTGGGCGTGGCGCTCTGGCAGGGACAGACGGTCGCGGGGGATCGCGACGCCGCGCTCGGTCAGATCGCCCGCGCCTCGCGCGCGGCGGGGCAGGCGGGGGCGGCGGTGATCGTCTTTCCCGAACTGTTCCTGACCGGGTATGAGCGCGACGACCTCAACGAGCTTGCGCTGAGTGTCGAGGATATGGCGGACCGGCTCGCGCCGCTTGCACGCGAGGCTGGCTGCGCGATCTGCGTCGGATACCCCGAGCGCGCCGCGGACGGGCTTCGCAATTCGGCGATCTGCGTCTCGTCGACGGGCGAGGTGCTGGGCAATCATCGCAAGATCCAGCTTTACGGCCCCGCAGAGGCCGAGCGCTTCGTGCCGGGATCGCGCTACACGCTGTTCGACCTGGCGGGCAAGCGCACGGCGATCCTGATCTGCTACGATGTCGAATTCGCCCCGCATGTCGCGGCGCTGCGTGACAAAGGGGTCGAGTTGATCCTCGCGCCGACCGCCGCGATGCGCCCGTTCGAGCATGTGGGCGATCATGTCGTGCCCGCGATGGCGGCCAATCACGGGCTGGCCATCGCCTATGCCAATCTCTGCGGCAGCGAGGCCGATCTGGAGTATTTCGGCCTTTCGGTCATCATGGGCCCCGACGGCAAGACGCTCGCCCGCGCCGGGAGCGATCCTGCGATGCTCCTTGCCACCCTGAAGCGGCAGTACGATCCCGCGCTCGTCTCGACGCAGGCGCAGGACTTCCGCCACGTCGACGAGACGGCCTGA